From a region of the uncultured Draconibacterium sp. genome:
- a CDS encoding glycoside hydrolase family 97 N-terminal domain-containing protein: MKLRRLCYLLSITLIVSACNSQNETIVQSPNGQKKLTVFPTSETTESGQITFSVKYDDRQIILPSVLEIKSQDIDFSTPFSVKNVVEIAVQNQWTTNLGERSTILDNYNEAKIYLESETAKLNLICRAYNEGVAFAYEVPAQNNLTEIKIDDELITYQFAENHEVWSTPERKPRRLTAQGEIKKIPLSELKEGCERPLLVEVADNVKIALAEARLVDYARLSFDAGKQLENSIVSSLDGKIIDTKQDLVSGAVENERSEGAKVEMKLPFKSPWRVVMMGESYGELLENNYILENLNPPSEIGDESWITPGKVLREGTLTTQGGKAAIDFVASHNMQYVHFDAGWYGNEMDNASDATTVTLDPKRSKGPFDIEAITAYAKEKGVKVMLYVNRRALEKQLDDILPLFQEWGIAGIKYGFVRVGDQHATTWMHEAVKKTAAHRMVIDIHDEYRPTGFSRTYPNLLTQEGIRGDEESVPNSHTLITMFTRSLAGAADNTVCYYNSRVEKMGSHASQLAKTVCIFSPLQFLYWYDKAPAAPVKDDALWGDTNTIGNEPELEFFNNVPTVWDETKVLVGEIGEIGVIARRKGNDWWIGGINGQTARTVDLDFSFLKEGANYSAKIYTDDETVETRTRVKIEEKELSVGSAMAFDLKANNGFTMHIQQINK; the protein is encoded by the coding sequence ATGAAATTAAGAAGACTCTGTTATTTACTATCAATCACACTAATAGTATCGGCTTGTAATTCGCAAAACGAAACTATAGTGCAATCTCCTAATGGACAGAAAAAACTGACCGTTTTTCCAACATCCGAAACAACAGAAAGTGGACAAATCACATTTTCGGTAAAATATGACGACCGCCAAATTATCCTGCCGTCAGTACTCGAAATCAAATCGCAGGACATCGATTTTAGTACGCCATTTTCTGTAAAAAATGTGGTAGAAATAGCGGTTCAAAATCAGTGGACAACCAATCTGGGCGAAAGGAGCACCATTCTTGATAACTACAACGAAGCAAAAATTTATTTGGAAAGCGAAACTGCAAAACTTAATTTGATTTGTCGTGCCTATAACGAAGGTGTTGCATTTGCCTACGAAGTGCCGGCTCAAAATAATCTTACCGAGATTAAAATCGATGATGAACTGATTACATACCAGTTTGCCGAGAACCATGAAGTTTGGTCTACCCCTGAACGAAAACCCAGAAGGTTAACGGCTCAGGGAGAAATTAAGAAAATTCCGCTGTCGGAATTAAAAGAAGGCTGCGAGCGCCCCTTGTTGGTTGAAGTTGCAGATAATGTTAAAATTGCACTGGCTGAAGCCCGTTTGGTGGATTATGCTCGTTTGAGTTTTGATGCAGGTAAGCAGCTCGAAAACAGCATTGTTTCTAGTTTGGATGGAAAAATAATAGACACCAAACAAGACCTGGTAAGTGGTGCGGTTGAAAATGAACGTAGCGAAGGTGCCAAAGTTGAAATGAAGCTTCCATTTAAATCACCCTGGCGCGTAGTAATGATGGGAGAAAGTTATGGCGAGTTACTGGAAAACAATTACATTCTTGAAAACTTAAATCCTCCAAGCGAAATTGGGGATGAATCGTGGATTACACCCGGTAAAGTTTTGCGCGAAGGAACACTTACAACGCAGGGAGGGAAGGCCGCCATCGATTTTGTGGCCAGCCACAATATGCAATATGTGCATTTCGATGCAGGTTGGTACGGAAACGAAATGGATAATGCTTCAGATGCTACAACGGTTACCCTCGATCCAAAACGTTCGAAAGGGCCTTTCGATATCGAAGCTATTACGGCCTATGCCAAAGAAAAAGGCGTAAAAGTAATGTTGTATGTCAACCGTCGCGCGCTGGAGAAACAATTAGACGATATTTTGCCATTGTTTCAGGAATGGGGCATTGCCGGTATTAAATACGGTTTTGTGCGGGTTGGCGATCAACATGCAACTACCTGGATGCACGAAGCTGTGAAAAAAACGGCTGCCCACAGAATGGTGATAGATATACACGACGAATACCGTCCAACAGGTTTTTCAAGAACCTATCCCAATCTTTTGACCCAGGAAGGCATTCGTGGCGATGAAGAATCCGTACCAAACAGCCACACGCTAATTACCATGTTTACCCGTTCGCTGGCCGGAGCTGCCGACAACACGGTTTGCTATTACAACAGTCGTGTGGAGAAAATGGGCTCGCACGCCTCGCAGCTCGCAAAAACGGTTTGTATTTTTAGCCCACTTCAGTTTTTGTATTGGTACGATAAAGCACCTGCAGCGCCGGTAAAAGACGATGCACTTTGGGGCGACACAAATACCATCGGTAACGAACCTGAGTTGGAATTCTTCAATAATGTTCCCACCGTTTGGGACGAAACTAAAGTGCTGGTTGGCGAAATTGGCGAAATAGGTGTAATTGCACGTCGCAAAGGAAACGACTGGTGGATTGGCGGAATAAATGGACAAACGGCTCGTACTGTCGATCTCGACTTTTCATTTTTAAAAGAAGGTGCCAACTATTCCGCAAAAATATACACCGACGACGAAACGGTAGAAACCCGAACCCGTGTAAAAATTGAAGAGAAAGAATTAAGTGTAGGCAGTGCAATGGCTTTCGATTTAAAAGCCAACAATGGGTTTACCATGCATATTCAACAAATTAATAAGTAA
- a CDS encoding sialate O-acetylesterase: MKPRHLLFILIWILPQVISAEVKLNALFANRMVVQQDTEIPMWGWADPMEKITIETSWGEKVETTAKTDSTWRVTLKTPKAGGPFQITVTGKNKIVLEDVLSGEVWLCTGQSNMDFAMEKFVNDAREEKYQPLVEHIRKLVATENDPWIRHIEVPQTTSVFEKKKNFEADWRSVNPEEIGKITATGYFFAKELKRILNVPIGIVECSWGGTRIQPWLSEEAYKSDEELKEYFEHSRTKIKEQIATLGDAESYIDTSYQQKYKAWVDGGKKTNRPYPRTHPLKDKQLQATLHNGMISAIVPFAIKGVVWYQGEGNSHFKEEEYEKYFKLMINSWREEWGQGDFPFYWAQLAAYEVPDERSDNGWAMVNDHLRRGLELPNTGMAVLYDIGEAKDVHPHNKMDAGIRLSMLALKNDYGITELVANGPLYISSKVVGNKMIVEFKDAGKGLMVGNKHLNYPTKEVDEPLSWFEILDENGSWKPAEAKIIAKDKIEVSNPNIDKPVAVRYAWSSNPEGANLYNRNGLPAAVFTTEE; the protein is encoded by the coding sequence ATGAAACCAAGACATCTTCTCTTTATTCTGATCTGGATTTTGCCGCAGGTAATTTCTGCCGAAGTAAAATTAAACGCTTTGTTTGCCAACCGGATGGTTGTGCAGCAAGACACTGAAATCCCTATGTGGGGATGGGCCGATCCAATGGAAAAAATTACCATTGAAACCAGTTGGGGCGAAAAGGTAGAAACCACTGCCAAAACCGATAGCACATGGCGTGTGACGTTAAAAACACCCAAAGCCGGAGGTCCGTTTCAAATTACAGTTACGGGCAAAAACAAAATTGTTTTAGAAGATGTGTTATCGGGTGAAGTGTGGTTGTGTACTGGGCAATCGAACATGGATTTTGCCATGGAAAAGTTTGTTAACGATGCCCGCGAAGAAAAATACCAGCCCTTAGTCGAGCATATTCGGAAATTAGTTGCGACTGAAAACGACCCTTGGATTCGACACATCGAGGTTCCGCAAACAACTTCTGTTTTCGAGAAAAAGAAAAACTTTGAAGCCGATTGGAGAAGTGTAAACCCTGAGGAAATTGGAAAAATAACGGCTACAGGTTATTTCTTTGCCAAAGAGTTGAAACGAATACTGAATGTGCCAATTGGCATTGTTGAATGTTCGTGGGGAGGAACCCGCATTCAGCCCTGGTTGTCGGAAGAAGCTTATAAATCGGATGAAGAATTAAAGGAATATTTTGAACATAGCAGAACAAAAATTAAAGAACAAATTGCCACTCTGGGCGATGCTGAAAGCTATATTGATACATCCTATCAACAAAAGTACAAGGCATGGGTAGATGGGGGCAAAAAAACAAACCGACCTTATCCGCGAACGCATCCTCTAAAGGACAAACAATTACAAGCCACTCTGCACAATGGAATGATTTCGGCAATTGTTCCTTTTGCAATTAAAGGTGTGGTATGGTATCAGGGCGAAGGCAATTCACATTTTAAAGAAGAGGAGTACGAAAAATATTTCAAGCTAATGATTAACAGTTGGCGAGAAGAATGGGGTCAAGGAGATTTCCCATTCTATTGGGCTCAACTTGCCGCCTACGAAGTTCCCGATGAACGTTCGGATAATGGATGGGCAATGGTAAACGACCACCTGCGCCGTGGACTGGAGCTGCCTAATACGGGCATGGCAGTTTTATACGACATCGGCGAAGCAAAAGACGTGCACCCACACAATAAAATGGATGCCGGAATTCGTCTGTCGATGTTGGCCTTAAAGAATGATTATGGGATTACTGAACTTGTGGCAAATGGTCCACTTTATATAAGCTCTAAAGTTGTTGGCAACAAAATGATTGTTGAATTTAAGGACGCAGGCAAAGGTTTAATGGTGGGCAATAAACATCTTAATTATCCTACAAAAGAAGTGGACGAACCATTGAGCTGGTTTGAAATTTTAGACGAAAACGGAAGCTGGAAACCTGCTGAAGCGAAGATTATAGCCAAAGATAAAATTGAAGTTTCAAATCCGAATATTGATAAACCTGTTGCTGTGCGTTATGCCTGGTCATCGAATCCGGAAGGAGCAAATTTATATAATAGAAATGGATTGCCCGCGGCAGTATTTACAACTGAAGAATAG
- a CDS encoding DUF1961 family protein, with protein MKNRVLFILMVFIVFLNACHQKESTDFAGLNKSKAWQLQFEDECTANWQQNWFKDGLISVVEQDENGMDLIAGPVNRDDAHHTVLWTKQSFKGDIKIEFEYTRTDSQIVNVNILYIQAQGIGKEGRGADITEWNAYRDTANMWKYYFYMDPLHVSYAAFPMVNDDPENDYIRIRKYPAETQEKFKDTEILPAYFNTGLFLPDVTYKITVIKTDAKLYFNVKGNGDEKLFSWDLSDGQSPKEGRIGLRHMYTRSARYKNFKVWTK; from the coding sequence ATGAAAAATAGAGTTCTGTTTATATTAATGGTGTTTATAGTTTTTTTGAATGCATGCCATCAAAAAGAATCAACCGACTTTGCCGGTCTAAACAAATCTAAAGCCTGGCAACTCCAGTTCGAAGATGAGTGTACCGCTAACTGGCAGCAAAACTGGTTTAAAGATGGCCTGATTTCAGTGGTAGAGCAGGACGAAAACGGCATGGACCTAATTGCTGGTCCTGTTAACCGCGACGATGCCCACCACACTGTACTTTGGACAAAACAATCGTTTAAAGGCGATATAAAAATAGAGTTCGAATACACCCGCACCGACAGTCAGATTGTAAATGTAAACATCCTGTACATTCAGGCACAAGGCATTGGCAAAGAAGGTCGCGGTGCCGACATTACCGAATGGAACGCCTACCGCGACACGGCCAATATGTGGAAATATTATTTCTATATGGATCCGCTTCACGTTAGCTATGCGGCTTTCCCAATGGTAAACGACGACCCTGAGAATGATTACATACGAATTCGTAAATATCCAGCTGAAACACAAGAGAAATTTAAGGATACTGAGATTCTTCCAGCGTACTTTAATACTGGCTTGTTTTTGCCCGATGTTACCTACAAAATAACGGTGATTAAAACAGATGCAAAATTATATTTTAATGTGAAAGGAAACGGTGATGAAAAGCTATTCTCCTGGGATTTAAGCGATGGGCAATCGCCAAAAGAAGGACGCATTGGTTTGCGCCACATGTACACCCGCTCGGCAAGGTATAAGAATTTTAAGGTTTGGACGAAATAA
- a CDS encoding GDSL-type esterase/lipase family protein: MSVLINVDAQVINAGVAGNTSTDLLARIERDVISLNPDLVIVMVGTNDMLNSKKMASYKTYASNLSEIVRKLKQNSAQVILMAPPPVDSVFLFERHDRKLFHEIPNVKLDSVRQIITRIAKKEQVGYIDIYQKFLNLNLPQHNQDLFIMNPQNSGYRDGVHPTALGYHFIAENVFQFLQKNKLFEKGDKVLCFGDSITFGSKVKGSGTAEGETYPAYLQQLIEKYLNHEK; this comes from the coding sequence GTGTCTGTGTTAATAAATGTTGATGCACAGGTTATTAATGCCGGAGTTGCCGGTAATACATCAACCGATTTACTTGCCCGGATTGAACGGGATGTTATAAGCCTCAACCCAGATTTAGTAATTGTAATGGTAGGAACCAACGATATGCTAAATTCAAAAAAAATGGCATCGTACAAAACGTATGCATCTAATCTTTCCGAAATTGTACGAAAACTAAAACAAAACAGTGCTCAGGTAATTTTAATGGCACCACCTCCTGTCGATTCCGTTTTTTTATTCGAACGCCACGATAGAAAATTATTTCACGAAATACCAAATGTGAAATTAGACTCTGTAAGGCAGATTATTACTCGGATAGCAAAGAAAGAGCAAGTTGGTTATATCGATATTTATCAAAAATTTCTGAATTTAAATTTGCCCCAACATAACCAAGACCTGTTTATTATGAACCCTCAAAACAGTGGTTATCGCGATGGTGTTCACCCAACAGCTTTGGGCTATCATTTTATTGCTGAAAATGTATTTCAGTTTTTGCAAAAAAACAAACTGTTTGAAAAAGGGGATAAGGTGCTGTGCTTTGGCGACTCTATAACCTTTGGCTCGAAAGTAAAAGGAAGCGGAACAGCTGAAGGGGAAACTTATCCGGCTTATTTACAACAATTAATAGAAAAATACCTGAATCATGAAAAATAG
- a CDS encoding FAD-dependent oxidoreductase — translation MKKIKLAAIFLAFLVVWACAVKQSNKANHPDVVIYGGTSAAITAAVQLAQMDKNVLIVCPEKHIGGLSASGLGYTDVGDKSVIGGLSREFYHRVYLHYQNDEAWKWQPRSEYGNQGQGTTAINDSMQTMWTFEPHVAENIFEEFVAENNITILRDEWLDRENGVEVIDGKIKSITMLSGKKFEAEIFMDATYEGDLMAAAGVNYHVGREANSVYNETWNGVQKGVFHHGHNFHHQQLNISPYVIPGDPSSGVLPRISTEPPGENGSGDKRIQAYNYRLCTTNAEGNYVPFEKPENYDPAQYELLRRVFRAGRHSMFGGGKIPNGKRDVNNVGPFSSDNIGMNYDYPEASYEERKVILQEHIDYHQGLLYFWCTDESVPENLRLKMRKWGLAKDEFVDNNHWPYQIYVREARRMLGEFVMTDNEILGKKPVDKSIGMGSYAMDSHNTQRYITEEGYVQNEGDLGVEPPAPYQIHLGTIVPKREECKNLLVLTAVSSSHIAFGSIRMEPVFMVLGQSAGVLAGMAMEKGVDLHEVDYHELADQLHAAGQILDISNK, via the coding sequence ATGAAAAAAATAAAATTAGCAGCAATATTTCTAGCGTTTTTGGTCGTTTGGGCCTGCGCAGTAAAACAATCCAACAAAGCCAATCACCCCGATGTGGTAATTTATGGAGGAACATCAGCAGCCATTACTGCAGCGGTGCAGTTGGCGCAAATGGATAAAAATGTGCTTATTGTGTGCCCCGAAAAACACATTGGCGGCCTATCAGCAAGTGGTCTTGGTTATACCGATGTGGGCGATAAAAGTGTAATTGGCGGCCTTTCGCGCGAGTTTTACCATCGTGTTTACCTGCATTATCAAAACGATGAAGCCTGGAAATGGCAGCCACGCAGTGAATACGGCAACCAGGGGCAGGGTACCACAGCCATTAACGACAGCATGCAAACCATGTGGACTTTTGAGCCACATGTAGCCGAAAATATTTTTGAAGAATTTGTAGCCGAAAATAACATCACTATTCTTCGCGATGAATGGCTCGACCGCGAAAACGGCGTTGAAGTCATAGATGGAAAAATCAAATCAATTACCATGTTAAGTGGTAAGAAATTTGAAGCCGAAATTTTTATGGACGCCACTTACGAAGGCGACCTCATGGCAGCGGCCGGGGTGAATTATCATGTTGGCCGCGAAGCCAATAGCGTGTACAACGAAACCTGGAATGGCGTACAAAAAGGTGTTTTTCATCACGGTCATAACTTTCACCATCAACAGTTAAATATCAGCCCTTATGTAATACCGGGCGATCCATCTAGTGGTGTTTTGCCCCGTATTTCTACCGAGCCTCCGGGCGAAAATGGTTCAGGAGACAAACGCATTCAGGCTTATAACTACCGACTTTGTACGACTAATGCCGAAGGAAATTACGTGCCTTTCGAAAAACCTGAAAATTATGACCCTGCACAATACGAGTTGCTGCGCCGGGTTTTCCGTGCCGGACGTCATTCTATGTTTGGCGGTGGTAAAATTCCCAACGGCAAACGCGATGTAAACAATGTTGGTCCTTTCAGCTCCGACAATATCGGTATGAACTACGATTACCCCGAAGCATCGTACGAAGAACGTAAAGTAATTCTTCAGGAACACATTGATTACCATCAAGGCCTGCTGTATTTCTGGTGTACCGACGAAAGTGTACCGGAAAACCTACGGTTGAAAATGAGAAAATGGGGCCTGGCAAAAGACGAATTTGTGGATAACAACCACTGGCCTTACCAGATTTATGTGCGCGAAGCACGCCGTATGCTCGGAGAGTTTGTTATGACAGATAACGAAATTCTGGGTAAAAAGCCCGTTGATAAATCTATTGGGATGGGCTCGTATGCAATGGATTCGCACAATACCCAGCGTTATATTACAGAAGAAGGTTATGTGCAAAACGAAGGCGACTTGGGTGTTGAACCTCCGGCGCCCTACCAGATTCATTTGGGAACCATTGTGCCAAAGCGCGAAGAGTGTAAAAACTTGTTAGTACTTACCGCAGTATCAAGTTCTCATATTGCTTTTGGTTCTATTCGTATGGAGCCCGTATTTATGGTGCTGGGGCAAAGTGCCGGTGTTTTAGCGGGCATGGCAATGGAGAAAGGTGTGGATTTACACGAAGTTGATTACCATGAATTGGCAGATCAGCTTCATGCGGCAGGACAGATTCTGGATATTTCAAATAAATAG
- a CDS encoding alpha-L-fucosidase: MKTLLTTLVLFTLLINLGVAQNSSKSKQISDEERMEWWTDARFGMFIHWGIYSVPAGFYKGEPQTNSAEWIMNKGKIPLCEYQKYADLFNPTLFDAKTFVGLAKEAGMKYMVITSKHHDGFSMFDSDSNPFNVVDATPFGRDVMKELADECAKQGIKFGFYYSQAQDWSHPGGMGNNWDKTMQRVSSDAYVMEKALPEVNQLLSDYGNIAIFWWDTPRAMSKEVVDSLHHVTTALQPAIITNDRLGEDYPGDHKTYERHMPKKKPEDKYWELCQPISGSWGYRSDDQNFKSLETLIGNLANAASMGGNYLLNVSPTCLGTLSPKAVERMKGIGAWMAKNSEAIYKTQASPCSKVDWGYITMKKTDGNTKLYLHVFDWEAGKITVPIRNKSAKASLLTNGSKKFKTKAGEEGLTVQLSGDAPDKINSVIVLELADAPDAIEPKPFGQDENGVVAFMTESAEFENMQGIGVRYNSSKDCVGSWTNEQERVYWTFSVEKPGKFQVTASTAGPEASEFMVELNGQSKTVKIAATPSYDDFKPLEIGTFEIKEAGSYKIMFKPVMGAWQPINLKEVVMTPLN, from the coding sequence ATGAAAACACTATTAACAACGCTGGTATTATTTACGCTACTCATTAATTTAGGAGTTGCGCAAAATTCTTCAAAATCAAAACAGATTTCTGATGAAGAACGCATGGAATGGTGGACCGACGCCCGTTTTGGGATGTTTATTCACTGGGGAATTTATTCGGTTCCTGCCGGATTTTATAAAGGAGAACCACAAACGAACTCTGCTGAGTGGATTATGAATAAGGGAAAGATCCCGTTGTGCGAGTATCAAAAATATGCAGACCTTTTTAATCCAACACTGTTCGATGCTAAGACGTTTGTAGGGTTAGCAAAAGAAGCCGGAATGAAGTACATGGTCATCACATCGAAACATCACGATGGTTTTTCCATGTTCGATTCTGATAGCAATCCATTTAACGTGGTGGATGCCACACCCTTTGGCCGGGATGTAATGAAAGAACTGGCCGATGAATGTGCCAAACAAGGTATTAAGTTTGGGTTTTACTATTCGCAGGCGCAAGACTGGAGCCACCCGGGCGGAATGGGAAACAATTGGGATAAGACCATGCAACGCGTTAGCAGCGATGCTTATGTAATGGAAAAAGCACTTCCGGAGGTAAACCAGCTTTTAAGCGATTATGGTAACATTGCTATTTTTTGGTGGGACACGCCGCGTGCTATGTCAAAGGAGGTTGTGGATAGTTTACACCATGTTACCACTGCCTTGCAACCAGCCATTATTACCAACGACCGTTTGGGTGAAGATTACCCCGGCGACCATAAAACCTACGAACGCCACATGCCAAAGAAAAAGCCGGAAGACAAATACTGGGAACTTTGCCAGCCCATTAGCGGCAGCTGGGGCTACCGCAGCGACGACCAGAATTTTAAATCGCTGGAAACCTTAATTGGCAATCTGGCCAATGCGGCCAGCATGGGTGGTAACTACCTGTTAAATGTAAGTCCAACTTGTTTGGGAACCTTGTCGCCAAAGGCCGTTGAGCGCATGAAAGGCATTGGTGCCTGGATGGCAAAAAACAGCGAAGCCATTTACAAAACCCAGGCCAGCCCTTGTAGCAAGGTAGATTGGGGCTACATTACCATGAAAAAAACAGATGGTAACACGAAACTTTACCTTCATGTTTTCGATTGGGAAGCCGGAAAAATTACTGTGCCAATCCGCAATAAATCGGCAAAAGCTTCTTTGTTAACCAATGGTTCAAAGAAATTTAAAACCAAGGCCGGCGAAGAGGGCTTGACTGTTCAGCTTTCAGGTGATGCTCCCGACAAAATAAACTCGGTTATTGTTTTGGAATTGGCAGATGCACCAGACGCCATTGAACCAAAACCATTTGGACAGGACGAAAATGGCGTGGTAGCTTTTATGACCGAGAGCGCCGAGTTTGAAAATATGCAGGGAATCGGCGTTAGATATAACAGCTCGAAAGATTGCGTAGGAAGCTGGACCAATGAACAGGAAAGAGTATACTGGACCTTCTCCGTTGAAAAACCAGGTAAATTTCAAGTTACCGCATCAACAGCAGGTCCTGAAGCTTCTGAATTTATGGTTGAGCTTAACGGACAAAGTAAAACCGTAAAGATTGCGGCAACTCCAAGTTACGATGATTTCAAGCCTTTGGAAATCGGAACATTTGAAATTAAAGAGGCTGGTTCTTATAAAATTATGTTTAAACCGGTGATGGGTGCATGGCAGCCAATTAATTTAAAAGAGGTGGTGATGACACCTCTTAATTAA